From Verrucomicrobiia bacterium, the proteins below share one genomic window:
- the dnaX gene encoding DNA polymerase III subunit gamma/tau, protein MSYQVIARKYRPQRFSDVVGQEHVTQTLGNAITQNRIAHAYLFVGPRGTGKTTIARIFAKCLNCTGGPKVDFPEDDPKAREITEGRSMDVLEIDGASNNGVEQVRELRETVQYVPASSKFKIYIIDEVHMLSTAAFNALLKTLEEPPAHVKFMFATTEPEKILPTILSRCQRFDLRRIPSALIIKHLAHIAKLENVEIETAALEAIARGAEGGMRDAESTLDQLISFCGAKIEEADVLSMFGLTAQSQILELARAVLAGEAETTLRELNDLAKNGKDLGRLVSDLLGHFRNLLIYQVSRGDLRMLEVSESEAASLKEQATSVGTDALTRMMEVMSDCEMRLRDAASKKILIEVALLKAIEARRAVSLDAVLQQLQNLRSGTGTPTPASPSPAPARSTPAASAAPAPKPKITSDSAPVESEPPPRTAMMGSPVNANGSLQELWAQLVESVGRASPFTRTYLLEAHPVSLAKNLFIIGFDPEFEDHIGLVDNSKNHALLQTKLSELGHPNTQIKFIKAERPTNMAQPVIETKPEPPKPAPAPVATQKQAAPAAAAPPPAKEKPASVAFSKDDFKNDPLIQKALEVFKGKIVDVRA, encoded by the coding sequence ATGTCTTATCAGGTCATAGCCCGGAAGTATCGCCCGCAACGGTTTTCGGATGTCGTCGGACAGGAGCACGTCACGCAAACCCTCGGCAACGCCATCACGCAAAATCGCATCGCGCACGCTTATCTATTCGTCGGTCCGCGCGGCACGGGCAAGACGACCATCGCGCGCATTTTTGCGAAGTGCCTTAATTGCACCGGCGGCCCCAAGGTGGATTTTCCCGAGGACGATCCGAAAGCCCGCGAGATCACTGAAGGCCGCTCGATGGACGTCCTTGAAATTGACGGCGCGAGCAACAACGGTGTGGAGCAAGTGCGCGAATTGCGCGAGACGGTGCAATACGTTCCCGCGTCGTCGAAATTCAAGATCTACATCATTGACGAAGTTCACATGCTTTCGACCGCGGCGTTCAATGCGCTGTTGAAGACGCTTGAGGAACCGCCCGCGCACGTGAAGTTCATGTTTGCAACGACCGAGCCGGAGAAAATCCTGCCGACAATTCTTTCGCGCTGCCAGCGTTTCGATTTGCGGCGCATTCCCTCAGCGCTGATCATCAAGCATCTGGCGCACATCGCAAAATTAGAGAATGTAGAGATCGAAACGGCCGCGCTGGAAGCCATCGCGCGCGGTGCCGAAGGCGGCATGCGCGATGCCGAGTCCACGCTCGACCAGTTGATCAGTTTTTGCGGCGCGAAAATCGAGGAGGCGGATGTGCTGTCCATGTTCGGCCTGACGGCGCAAAGCCAGATTCTGGAATTGGCGCGCGCGGTTCTCGCCGGCGAAGCAGAGACTACTTTGCGCGAATTGAATGACCTGGCGAAAAATGGGAAAGATTTGGGACGGCTCGTTTCAGATTTGCTGGGGCATTTTAGAAATCTGTTAATCTACCAGGTTTCGCGCGGCGATTTGCGGATGCTCGAAGTTTCAGAATCGGAAGCGGCATCGTTGAAAGAACAGGCGACCAGCGTGGGCACAGATGCGTTGACGCGCATGATGGAAGTGATGAGCGATTGCGAGATGCGCCTGCGCGATGCGGCTTCGAAAAAAATTCTGATTGAGGTCGCGTTGCTGAAAGCCATCGAAGCCCGGCGGGCGGTGAGCCTGGATGCGGTGTTGCAGCAATTACAAAATCTGCGAAGCGGCACTGGCACGCCAACTCCGGCGTCGCCATCCCCTGCCCCAGCGCGCTCAACTCCAGCGGCGAGCGCCGCGCCCGCTCCAAAGCCTAAAATCACGAGCGATTCAGCGCCGGTCGAGTCCGAACCGCCGCCTCGCACTGCGATGATGGGTTCACCCGTGAACGCGAATGGCAGCTTGCAGGAACTTTGGGCGCAGCTGGTGGAATCGGTTGGGCGCGCGAGCCCGTTTACGCGCACGTATTTGCTCGAAGCGCATCCGGTTTCGCTGGCGAAAAATTTATTCATCATTGGGTTCGACCCGGAATTCGAGGACCACATCGGACTGGTGGACAATTCCAAGAATCATGCGTTGCTGCAAACGAAGTTGAGCGAACTCGGGCATCCGAATACGCAGATCAAATTTATCAAGGCGGAACGGCCCACAAACATGGCGCAACCGGTGATCGAAACAAAACCGGAACCGCCGAAACCCGCCCCGGCGCCAGTCGCCACGCAAAAGCAAGCTGCCCCAGCCGCCGCAGCTCCGCCACCCGCGAAAGAAAAACCGGCGTCGGTGGCATTCAGCAAAGACGATTTTAAAAACGATCCGCTCATCCAAAAAGCCCTTGAGGTTTTTAAAGGCAAAATCGTGGACGTGCGGGCGTGA
- a CDS encoding YbaB/EbfC family nucleoid-associated protein: MSSIGKLMKQAARMQQQMEEVQARLAAQTVEATSGGGAVKVVAKCDGTIASIKIDPQALNPSDAQIVEDMVLTATNQALAQARDISNTEMGKVTSGLSMPGLM; this comes from the coding sequence ATGTCGAGCATTGGCAAATTGATGAAACAGGCGGCGCGGATGCAGCAGCAAATGGAAGAAGTCCAAGCGCGGCTCGCGGCGCAAACGGTCGAAGCCACCAGCGGCGGCGGCGCGGTGAAGGTCGTGGCGAAGTGCGACGGAACCATCGCCTCGATCAAGATTGATCCGCAGGCATTGAATCCATCGGATGCGCAAATTGTCGAAGACATGGTGCTGACCGCAACCAATCAGGCGCTGGCGCAGGCCCGCGACATCTCAAATACGGAAATGGGCAAAGTCACTTCCGGCCTCAGCATGCCGGGGTTGATGTAA
- the recR gene encoding recombination mediator RecR, whose translation MSSLPEPITSLISALGKLPGIGPRSAERLALHLVQSDAGEVKQLAQALLQSRERIRTCAICGSLTEVEPCAICSDTRRDSSLICLIERAVDIITIEKSGTFWGKYHVLGGKISPLNGVGPEDLRIGQLESRLEKEPVREIVIALGTDVEGDATSNYLAKRLARPGLKITRIAHGLPAGAGLEFADELTLTHALAGRREM comes from the coding sequence ATGTCTTCCCTTCCCGAACCGATTACGTCCCTGATCAGCGCGCTGGGCAAACTGCCGGGTATCGGGCCGCGTTCGGCTGAACGGCTCGCGCTGCATCTCGTCCAAAGCGACGCCGGTGAAGTGAAGCAACTTGCCCAGGCGCTTTTGCAATCGCGTGAACGCATCCGCACTTGCGCGATTTGCGGCTCATTGACGGAGGTCGAACCGTGCGCGATTTGCAGCGATACTCGCCGCGATAGCAGCCTGATATGTCTCATTGAGCGCGCCGTGGACATCATCACCATCGAGAAGTCGGGAACCTTTTGGGGGAAATATCATGTGCTGGGCGGAAAGATTTCGCCGTTGAACGGGGTTGGTCCCGAGGATTTACGGATTGGGCAACTAGAATCGCGTCTGGAAAAAGAGCCGGTGCGGGAAATCGTCATCGCGCTCGGCACGGATGTCGAAGGCGATGCCACCAGTAATTATCTGGCGAAACGGCTCGCGCGACCGGGTCTAAAAATTACGCGCATCGCACACGGGTTGCCCGCCGGGGCCGGGCTTGAGTTCGCGGATGAATTAACTTTGACCCACGCGCTCGCGGGCCGTCGCGAAATGTAG
- a CDS encoding HAD family phosphatase, producing MIRPEAVVFDLGKVLLDFDYAIAAKNLASHSGSKAEVIHKFINQSPLLFRYETGLMTTDEFFEEFRAETKFSGTAERFAELFGNIFTPMEPMIALHARLKQSKIPTFIFSNTNELGIRHIRGAHPFFAGFDGYIFSYEHGAMKPHTKLYEVVERITNRHGSQIVYIDDRPENIEAGAGRGWQVVLQESPEKTMAALSALGLPAN from the coding sequence ATGATTCGACCCGAGGCGGTGGTTTTTGATTTGGGCAAAGTGCTGTTGGATTTTGATTATGCCATCGCCGCGAAAAATTTGGCGTCGCACAGCGGCAGCAAGGCCGAAGTCATCCATAAATTCATCAACCAATCTCCCCTGCTCTTTCGCTACGAAACGGGGTTGATGACCACAGACGAATTCTTCGAGGAGTTTCGCGCGGAAACAAAATTCAGCGGTACGGCTGAACGCTTCGCTGAACTGTTCGGAAATATTTTTACTCCGATGGAGCCGATGATCGCGCTGCACGCGAGGCTGAAGCAGAGCAAGATTCCCACGTTCATTTTTTCAAATACGAATGAACTGGGAATCCGCCATATCCGCGGGGCGCATCCATTTTTCGCCGGGTTCGATGGCTATATTTTTTCCTATGAACACGGCGCGATGAAGCCGCACACGAAACTTTACGAAGTGGTTGAACGCATCACCAACCGGCACGGCTCGCAGATTGTTTATATTGACGACCGGCCGGAGAATATCGAAGCCGGCGCGGGCCGGGGATGGCAGGTGGTTTTGCAGGAGTCGCCGGAGAAAACGATGGCGGCTTTAAGCGCGCTGGGCTTGCCCGCGAATTAG
- a CDS encoding response regulator transcription factor codes for MRVLLVEDEKKTASFIRKALQEEGFAVDTIANGDDVLATVTSTPFDILVMDIMLPGRDGLSALQILRKKNHTMPVLLLSARGEVNERVEGLNAGADDYLPKPFELVELVARIRALTRRGGENKSTVLRVADLTLDQMTRQARRGGRDIELTTREFRLLEFLMLSHDRLCGRMILLEKVWDYDFDPGTNIVDVYVKRLREKIDSNFDCKLIHTVRGAGYVLRESAP; via the coding sequence ATGCGCGTCCTTTTAGTAGAAGACGAAAAGAAAACCGCCTCCTTCATCCGCAAGGCCCTGCAGGAGGAAGGGTTCGCCGTGGACACGATCGCCAATGGCGACGATGTGCTTGCCACCGTTACGAGTACGCCGTTCGACATCCTGGTGATGGATATCATGCTACCCGGCCGCGACGGGTTGAGTGCCTTGCAAATTTTGCGGAAGAAAAATCACACCATGCCGGTGCTGCTGCTGTCCGCTCGCGGCGAAGTGAATGAGCGCGTGGAAGGCCTCAATGCCGGCGCTGATGATTATTTGCCCAAGCCATTTGAATTGGTCGAACTCGTGGCGCGCATCCGTGCCTTGACTCGCCGGGGTGGCGAAAATAAATCCACCGTCCTGCGCGTCGCCGATTTGACGCTCGACCAGATGACCCGCCAGGCGCGCCGGGGCGGGCGCGACATCGAACTTACCACGCGCGAATTTCGCCTGCTCGAATTCCTCATGCTCTCGCACGATCGGCTCTGTGGCCGCATGATCCTGTTGGAAAAAGTTTGGGATTATGATTTCGATCCGGGGACGAACATCGTAGATGTTTACGTGAAACGTCTGCGCGAAAAAATAGATTCCAATTTCGACTGCAAATTGATCCACACGGTTCGCGGCGCGGGCTATGTCTTGCGGGAAAGCGCGCCATGA
- a CDS encoding ATP-binding protein, whose protein sequence is MKIRTRLALWYAGVLMVSLLIISGGTFQELIEQLQHDHSQKPIWHALKETSELLFPVGVPAVLLGLAGGWFLTRRALAPVAELTEAAERINEHTLGTALPRSQNGDELDRLAEVLNAMNRRLNDSFVRVRDFTLHASHELKTPLTIMCGETEIYLRDDMLTPAQREHATSRLEELRRLSKIVDGLTLLAKADAGLVPLALKSLQFDEIVHENLEDTSVLAASAGLDVKLLQCDPVKVAGNKHRLRQLLLNLSDNAVKYNQAEGGIQIALRRVDGFAEYTISNSGAGIPAEVLPRVFERFFRGDPSHNAEIEGSGLGLAISEWIVSSHKGTIKIESSKSSTIVTVRLPLAANNGEAT, encoded by the coding sequence ATGAAGATCCGCACGCGATTGGCCCTTTGGTATGCGGGTGTGCTGATGGTGTCGCTGCTGATCATCAGCGGCGGCACATTCCAGGAACTTATCGAGCAACTCCAGCACGACCACAGCCAAAAGCCAATCTGGCATGCACTGAAAGAAACCAGCGAACTCTTATTTCCCGTCGGCGTACCCGCGGTTTTGCTCGGGCTGGCCGGCGGATGGTTTCTCACCCGGCGCGCGTTGGCGCCGGTGGCCGAACTCACCGAGGCGGCCGAACGCATCAATGAACACACCTTAGGAACCGCGTTGCCGCGTTCCCAAAACGGGGATGAACTTGATCGTTTGGCTGAAGTCCTGAACGCGATGAACCGGCGGCTCAACGATTCTTTTGTGCGGGTGCGCGATTTCACTTTGCACGCTTCTCATGAACTGAAGACCCCGCTCACCATCATGTGCGGCGAGACAGAAATTTATTTGCGCGATGACATGCTGACGCCCGCGCAACGCGAGCATGCCACGAGCCGATTGGAAGAGTTGCGGCGTCTCAGCAAAATTGTTGACGGCCTGACGCTGCTCGCCAAGGCCGATGCCGGGCTGGTTCCGCTGGCATTGAAGTCGTTGCAATTTGACGAGATCGTTCATGAAAATCTTGAGGACACGAGCGTGCTTGCCGCCAGCGCCGGCCTTGATGTCAAATTGTTGCAATGCGATCCGGTCAAAGTCGCTGGCAACAAGCATCGCCTTCGCCAGTTATTGCTGAATCTTTCCGACAACGCCGTCAAATACAACCAGGCCGAAGGCGGGATTCAGATCGCGCTTCGCCGCGTGGATGGTTTTGCCGAGTACACGATTTCCAATTCCGGCGCGGGCATTCCGGCGGAAGTCCTGCCGCGCGTGTTTGAAAGATTTTTTCGCGGCGATCCCTCTCATAACGCGGAAATCGAAGGCTCGGGACTTGGCCTGGCAATTTCGGAGTGGATCGTGTCCTCTCATAAGGGAACGATTAAAATCGAATCCAGCAAATCGTCAACGATCGTTACCGTGCGGTTGCCGCTAGCTGCCAACAATGGGGAAGCGACGTGA
- a CDS encoding TolC family protein has product MTLLLAGCVHYHPRPIAPMESADRFDSRRLNDAGLQNFAEKALNQKFPEWPPKVWNEELLTAAAFYFQPSLEVARAQWLEASAGIKTANERPNPTLNVTPGYDTSVPAGMTPWFPLEFLDVPLETAGKRKIRVAQATNLSLSGRSAVITAAWQVREQVRASLLESVAAQKRSELLKQQANAQEQAYKLLEQRADAGEISRNELITPRLSADRARVDLDDAHLRETDARAKLALAIGIPIVALNQATLAFDFSRQGDANILSADIRRIALTHRSDILSALADYQAAEQGYHLEIAKQYPDVHLDPGYQFDLGDNKWSLGLIVELPILNHNEGPVAETAARRKTAAAKFEELQAQVINQIDGATTDYQIALEQLETGRNLSNTARKQENTIQAQVKAGAAERTELFMAQADVAGAELVKLDEELKLQQALGALETALQTSLDANLNFSLVLKESERVRNLSANKRTP; this is encoded by the coding sequence ATGACCTTGCTGTTGGCCGGCTGCGTGCATTATCACCCGCGGCCAATCGCACCGATGGAGAGCGCTGATCGTTTTGATTCGCGCCGGTTGAATGATGCCGGACTGCAAAATTTTGCCGAGAAAGCTCTCAATCAGAAATTTCCCGAATGGCCGCCGAAAGTTTGGAATGAGGAATTGCTGACGGCAGCCGCATTTTATTTTCAACCGAGTCTTGAAGTGGCGCGCGCGCAATGGCTCGAAGCGAGTGCGGGCATCAAGACGGCGAACGAGCGGCCGAATCCCACGCTCAATGTCACGCCGGGTTATGACACGAGCGTGCCCGCCGGCATGACGCCGTGGTTTCCGCTGGAGTTTTTGGATGTTCCTTTGGAAACCGCCGGCAAACGTAAAATTCGCGTGGCACAAGCGACTAATCTTTCGCTCTCAGGCCGCTCGGCCGTCATCACCGCCGCGTGGCAAGTGCGCGAACAAGTGCGAGCGAGTTTATTGGAAAGCGTCGCCGCGCAAAAACGCAGCGAGCTTTTAAAACAGCAGGCGAATGCGCAAGAGCAGGCTTACAAATTATTGGAGCAACGCGCGGATGCGGGCGAGATTTCGCGCAACGAACTCATCACTCCACGGCTGTCGGCTGATCGCGCGCGCGTTGATTTGGACGATGCCCATTTGCGCGAGACGGATGCGCGAGCGAAACTTGCGCTGGCGATTGGCATTCCGATCGTGGCGTTGAATCAGGCCACGCTGGCATTTGATTTTTCGCGCCAAGGTGACGCCAATATTTTATCCGCCGACATTCGGCGCATTGCCTTGACGCATCGGTCCGACATTCTCAGCGCGCTGGCGGATTACCAAGCCGCCGAACAAGGTTATCATCTCGAGATCGCCAAACAATACCCCGACGTTCACCTCGACCCGGGTTACCAATTCGATCTCGGCGATAATAAATGGTCGCTTGGGTTGATCGTGGAACTGCCGATTCTTAATCACAACGAAGGTCCGGTCGCTGAAACTGCCGCGCGCCGCAAAACGGCAGCGGCGAAATTCGAGGAACTTCAGGCGCAGGTGATCAATCAAATTGACGGCGCGACGACGGATTACCAAATCGCGCTCGAACAGTTGGAGACGGGGCGAAATTTATCGAACACTGCGAGGAAACAGGAGAACACCATTCAGGCGCAAGTCAAAGCCGGCGCAGCAGAACGGACTGAATTATTCATGGCGCAAGCGGATGTCGCGGGTGCGGAATTGGTGAAGCTCGATGAGGAATTAAAATTGCAGCAGGCGCTCGGCGCTTTGGAAACCGCGTTGCAAACCAGTTTGGACGCCAATCTCAACTTCTCGCTTGTGCTTAAGGAATCGGAGCGTGTCAGAAATCTTTCCGCAAATAAAAGAACGCCATGA
- a CDS encoding efflux RND transporter permease subunit, protein MLKRIVELSLRHRGVLCALALLLTGYGCYVTANAKFDVFPEFVQPQVTVQAEAPGLAPEQVEALVTSPIENVLSGVGNLQSIRSESIQGLSVVTAVFNEGTDVYIARQSLSENLSQLGGQLPAGVKEPTMSPLTSSTMDLLKFGLRSDKLSPMELRTFCDWVVKPRLLAVAGVAGVKVFGGEVKQTQIQVRPERLVALNLSLQDVLAAANGATGIRGAGFIETPAQRIVIQPDGQSLTPVQLGETVVTQHEDATVRLRDVAEVVEAGAPKFGDALINGKPGILMTTASQYGANTLEVTRRVEQALDGLKPVLASQGIEYIPALHRPATFIETALHNLKGSLLTGTILIVVVLFLFLMDLRTAFISFTAIPLSLLTAIMVLDHFGMTINTMTLGGLVVAIGMVVDDAIIDVENILRRARQNLTAANPRPLFAVVLDASLEVRSPVVYASLILVLVFLPVITMSGLQGKFFAPMGLAFILAILASLAVALTVTPALCLLVLSRIKQHEEPRFILRMREFHVRALRLVNRHLKMTIALAALAFAASVAVLPFLGRELLPDFREGHFVAQVSMTAGTSLPEMRRVGRIIASELLKNPTIQSVSQQIGRAERGEDTWPPSICEFHIELKPGASKDQAKVQDEIREVLSSFPGLQSEVLTFLGDRIGETVSGETAQVVVSVYGDDLDDLDAAAKDIARTLSAVPGAADVQLGEFSTAPRLAIRLRKDRVTQLGFRPGEILDTLETAYQGHVVGQTYEGNRVFDVNLILPPAERQDPEKVGAMFISNSQGMRLPLNQIADVYLTEGRESIFHDGARRRQTVTCNPQGRDVASFVAEAKSKIAATVKLPGGTYLEFTGAAEQQAKANHEFLLHAIIAAIGIALLLILFFGNVRNLILVIINVPFALVGGVFALVISKWFGAEATLSLGTLVGFVTLFGITMRNSILLISHYQHLIAEENMTWGAEAAERGATERLLPILMTALVTGLGLLPLAITAGEAGREIEGPMAVVILGGLVTSTILSLLVLPIVALRWAPFEKAPAQRKTKQP, encoded by the coding sequence ATGTTAAAGCGAATCGTCGAACTTTCCTTGCGGCATCGAGGCGTACTGTGCGCACTGGCGTTGCTGCTTACTGGTTACGGATGTTACGTGACGGCGAACGCGAAGTTCGACGTATTCCCTGAATTCGTCCAACCGCAAGTCACGGTCCAAGCGGAAGCACCCGGGCTCGCGCCCGAGCAAGTTGAAGCGCTGGTGACGAGCCCCATTGAAAATGTGTTGAGCGGCGTAGGCAATCTGCAATCCATTCGCTCGGAAAGCATCCAGGGATTGTCCGTTGTCACGGCGGTATTCAATGAAGGCACGGATGTTTACATTGCCCGCCAATCGCTTTCTGAAAATCTTTCGCAACTGGGCGGTCAACTTCCCGCGGGCGTTAAAGAACCGACGATGTCGCCGCTGACGTCCTCAACGATGGACCTGCTCAAGTTCGGTTTGCGTTCGGACAAATTATCGCCGATGGAACTTCGGACTTTTTGCGATTGGGTCGTCAAACCGCGATTGCTCGCCGTTGCGGGAGTGGCGGGCGTCAAAGTATTTGGCGGCGAAGTGAAGCAAACCCAAATTCAAGTGAGACCCGAACGTCTGGTCGCGTTGAATCTGTCGCTTCAGGATGTGCTGGCGGCGGCTAATGGCGCGACGGGAATTCGCGGCGCAGGCTTCATCGAAACTCCCGCGCAACGCATTGTAATTCAGCCGGACGGCCAATCACTCACGCCCGTACAATTAGGCGAAACGGTGGTGACTCAACATGAGGACGCGACGGTGCGTCTGCGGGATGTTGCGGAGGTGGTGGAGGCGGGCGCGCCCAAATTTGGCGACGCATTGATTAATGGAAAACCGGGCATCCTCATGACGACGGCATCCCAGTATGGCGCCAATACACTCGAAGTGACGCGGCGGGTCGAGCAAGCGCTGGACGGATTGAAGCCGGTGTTGGCGAGCCAGGGTATCGAATATATTCCCGCGCTGCATCGCCCCGCGACCTTCATCGAAACGGCGCTGCATAATCTAAAAGGCTCGCTGCTCACCGGAACGATTCTGATCGTCGTGGTCTTGTTTTTATTTTTGATGGATTTGCGAACGGCATTCATTTCGTTCACGGCAATTCCACTTTCACTGCTCACGGCGATCATGGTTCTGGACCATTTTGGGATGACGATCAACACCATGACACTCGGCGGATTGGTCGTGGCAATCGGCATGGTCGTGGACGACGCCATCATTGACGTGGAAAATATTTTGCGGCGCGCGCGGCAGAATTTGACGGCCGCCAATCCCCGTCCTTTGTTTGCCGTTGTGCTCGACGCGTCGCTCGAAGTGCGAAGCCCGGTGGTTTATGCGTCGCTGATTCTGGTGCTGGTATTTTTGCCGGTGATAACGATGTCCGGGTTGCAGGGAAAATTTTTTGCGCCAATGGGATTGGCTTTTATTTTGGCGATTCTCGCGTCGCTGGCCGTTGCGCTCACCGTTACCCCTGCCCTGTGCCTGCTAGTGCTTTCGCGAATCAAACAACATGAGGAACCGCGTTTCATTTTGCGAATGCGTGAGTTTCATGTGCGTGCATTGCGACTGGTGAACCGCCATCTGAAAATGACCATTGCCCTTGCCGCGCTCGCGTTTGCAGCGTCGGTTGCCGTGCTGCCATTTCTCGGCCGTGAATTGTTGCCGGATTTTCGCGAAGGCCATTTCGTGGCGCAGGTTTCCATGACGGCGGGCACGTCGTTGCCGGAAATGCGCCGCGTCGGAAGAATCATCGCCAGCGAATTATTGAAAAATCCCACGATCCAATCCGTCTCCCAGCAAATTGGCCGCGCCGAACGGGGCGAAGATACCTGGCCGCCCAGCATTTGCGAATTCCACATCGAATTGAAACCGGGGGCAAGCAAAGATCAGGCGAAGGTGCAGGATGAAATTCGCGAGGTGCTGTCGTCGTTTCCCGGATTGCAATCGGAAGTGCTGACATTTTTGGGAGATCGCATCGGCGAAACCGTTTCTGGCGAGACGGCGCAAGTAGTCGTTAGCGTGTATGGCGATGATCTGGATGATCTGGATGCAGCGGCAAAGGACATTGCCCGCACGTTGTCGGCGGTTCCTGGCGCGGCGGATGTGCAGTTGGGGGAATTCTCGACCGCCCCGCGACTGGCCATCCGGCTCAGGAAGGACCGCGTGACTCAGTTAGGATTTCGCCCGGGAGAAATCCTGGACACACTGGAAACCGCCTATCAGGGCCATGTGGTTGGGCAGACTTACGAGGGGAACCGGGTGTTCGATGTAAATTTAATTTTGCCGCCAGCGGAACGGCAGGACCCGGAAAAAGTCGGGGCGATGTTCATATCGAATTCACAAGGCATGCGATTGCCGCTGAATCAGATCGCGGATGTTTACCTCACCGAAGGGCGCGAGTCCATTTTTCACGATGGCGCGCGCCGCCGGCAAACGGTGACGTGCAACCCGCAAGGCCGGGACGTGGCTTCATTTGTTGCCGAAGCGAAAAGCAAAATCGCCGCGACGGTAAAATTGCCCGGCGGGACCTATCTGGAATTCACCGGGGCGGCGGAGCAGCAGGCAAAGGCCAATCACGAATTTCTGCTCCACGCGATCATCGCCGCCATCGGCATCGCCCTGCTGCTGATTTTGTTTTTTGGCAATGTGAGAAATTTAATTTTGGTAATCATCAACGTGCCGTTTGCGCTGGTGGGCGGAGTTTTTGCGCTCGTCATCAGCAAATGGTTTGGCGCGGAGGCGACGCTCTCGTTGGGAACACTGGTTGGCTTTGTAACTTTGTTTGGCATCACCATGCGCAATTCCATTCTGCTGATTTCGCATTATCAACATTTGATCGCCGAGGAAAATATGACGTGGGGAGCCGAAGCGGCGGAACGCGGCGCGACGGAGCGATTGTTGCCGATTCTGATGACGGCATTGGTCACGGGGCTGGGCTTGCTGCCGCTGGCGATCACCGCTGGCGAGGCGGGACGTGAGATAGAAGGCCCGATGGCCGTCGTCATTCTGGGCGGGCTGGTGACTTCAACAATCCTCAGTTTACTTGTGCTGCCAATCGTCGCCTTGAGATGGGCGCCGTTTGAAAAAGCGCCCGCACAACGGAAAACTAAGCAACCTTGA
- a CDS encoding tartrate-resistant acid phosphatase type 5 family protein, with the protein MKQTRREFVRTLFIATAASQLAPGKLFAESTPPISPDDFNFQIFGDWGRRGERDQTEVAAQMAVSAKATNPRFIISVGDNFYENGVADVNDPLWKVSFEDVYSDPALQIPWHVILGNHDYNGNSAAQLEYGHSHPRWNMPARYYLQTHQIDEKTTADFFYLDTSPMIHSYRVSHSKLGVHVAEQDVPKQLAWFKEALAASKAQWKIAIGHHPIYSGGEHGDSKDLVRDILPLLHKYKVQAWFNGHDHDLQHLIAGDLNLFCSGAGSQVRPTEKTVHTKFAESRSGFTTVSMQSDRMFIHMTDNHGKLVYTKTVPIKVA; encoded by the coding sequence ATGAAACAGACCCGACGTGAATTTGTCCGCACCCTTTTTATTGCCACCGCCGCCAGCCAGCTTGCGCCTGGCAAACTTTTTGCCGAATCCACGCCGCCGATTTCTCCCGATGATTTTAATTTCCAGATCTTCGGTGATTGGGGACGCCGTGGCGAACGCGACCAAACTGAAGTCGCCGCGCAGATGGCCGTTTCCGCCAAAGCCACCAATCCGCGCTTCATCATATCCGTGGGCGATAATTTTTACGAAAACGGCGTTGCTGATGTGAACGACCCGCTCTGGAAAGTTTCCTTTGAAGATGTTTATAGCGATCCCGCCCTCCAAATTCCCTGGCATGTGATCCTTGGTAACCACGATTATAACGGCAATAGCGCCGCCCAGTTGGAATACGGCCACTCGCATCCGCGCTGGAACATGCCCGCCCGTTACTATTTACAGACGCATCAGATTGACGAGAAGACGACCGCCGATTTCTTTTATCTGGATACGTCGCCCATGATTCACTCGTACCGCGTCTCGCACAGCAAGCTCGGCGTTCACGTTGCCGAACAGGACGTGCCTAAACAACTCGCGTGGTTCAAGGAAGCATTGGCCGCTTCCAAAGCGCAATGGAAAATCGCCATCGGCCATCACCCGATTTATTCCGGCGGCGAACATGGCGACAGCAAGGATCTGGTGCGCGATATTCTGCCACTCCTTCACAAATATAAAGTCCAAGCCTGGTTTAACGGTCACGACCACGACTTGCAACATCTCATCGCCGGGGACTTGAATCTTTTCTGCTCCGGCGCCGGTTCGCAAGTCCGTCCGACCGAAAAAACTGTTCACACGAAGTTTGCCGAATCCCGTTCAGGTTTCACCACGGTTTCGATGCAATCCGATCGCATGTTCATTCACATGACGGATAATCACGGCAAATTGGTTTACACAAAGACCGTCCCGATCAAGGTTGCTTAG